ATGAGATACTACAAGTGTAGAGCTCCAGGAAAAATCTTTACCGGGATTGGTGTTATACGTTAATGTAACATCAATTCCCGTATTCTGCATGCTTCCAATATTGGATGTCGGAGCTCCTACTCCACCTTCATAATCCGGTCCACCGGTAAGAAAGTCGGGTAATGGCAATTTCACTAAGAAATTTTCCGATTTCTTTTTGTATACCTCTACAGTAGCACCTAAACGGCTTTCGAAAAGGGTAAAATCAATACCTAAATTGGTTTGTTTTGAAGTTTCCCAGATCAGGTTTGGATTCGCCATATTTGCAAACAGGAAGCCTGTCCCTAAACCGGTGGGTACTGCTGTAATTCCAGTTCCATAACGGTAGTTTGGAATCTGCTGATTCCCTACTTCTCCGTAGCCCGCTTTGAATTTAATATTATCAATATATTTACGGGTACCTTCCATAAAGGATTCATTGGATAATTTCCAGGATCCTGAAACCGATGGAAAATAACCCCATTGTTTTTTTGCTACCGGATCGAATTTAGAAGAACCGTCAGCTCTTATAGAAGCAGAAAGGCTGTATTTGCTATCAAAATCATAGATAAACCTCCCAAAATAAGAATACAAAGCCTGGCTTCCTTTATAATCAGTAGCCGTAGTACGACTCGCCTGCCCGGCACTGATAGTATGAATATCATTGCTAAGGAATCCTGAAGCCGTAGCCGTAATTCCTTTCCATACTGTTTCATTTGCTTCCTGTCCTCCTAAAAGGGAGATGTTGTGTTTTCCAAAAGAAGCACGGTAGGTTACTAAGTTTTTTAAGTTCCAGGAATACCAATCCTGCCTTCTCACATTCAGCAAGGCGATTTCATTTTTATAGGTCCCCCATTGGTAGGTTGGTGTAAACTCATTATTTTCAGAAAATTCGGTATTAGCGCCCAATTCCAAACGGTACTCTAACCCTTTCGCCAGTTTCATTTCTGCAAATACATTTGCCATGAAATTCTTGCGCACCAATTCATTACTTTTGGTCAGCGCAAGTGCAACCGGGTTAATTACAGCAACACTCTGGTTATTGGCCGGAGCCCCTCCATAACTACCATCCAGGTTGCGCACTGCCAAATCCGGAACCTGGAGCAGCGAAGTGCTTACGATTCCATTCTGAGCTGAATTCAGGGTAATATCTTCATTGGTAATAGCACCAGTAACTTAGGCACCTACTTTTAGCCATTCTTTCACTTTAGCATCAATATTGGCCTTAAAAGTATAACGCTTGAATCCGGAACCGATTACTGTACCTTCCTGATCCGTATAGCCTCCGGAGAGGTAATAGGAAATTCCTTCTTTACCCCCCGAAAAAGCCAATTGATGGTTTTTCAGGACTCCGGTTTTGAAAATCTCTTTTTGCCAGTTGGTTCCACTACCTAATAATTCAGGGTGTGAAAATTCTGTTCTTGGGGTTTGATTGTATTCTACCGCCAATGCATTTTGTAACCTTGCATATTGCTGCAGGTTCATTACATCGAGGAATTTACTTTGTTCCTGAAAGGAAATCGAAGAGTCAAATGTCATCTTACCCGATCCTTTTTTACCGGATTTAGCAGTAATAATTACGACACC
The Flavobacterium kingsejongi genome window above contains:
- a CDS encoding SusC/RagA family TonB-linked outer membrane protein, with protein sequence MRNLDGSYGGAPANNQSVAVINPVALALTKSNELVRKNFMANVFAEMKLAKGLEYRLELGANTEFSENNEFTPTYQWGTYKNEIALLNVRRQDWYSWNLKNLVTYRASFGKHNISLLGGQEANETVWKGITATASGFLSNDIHTISAGQASRTTATDYKGSQALYSYFGRFIYDFDSKYSLSASIRADGSSKFDPVAKKQWGYFPSVSGSWKLSNESFMEGTRKYIDNIKFKAGYGEVGNQQIPNYRYGTGITAVPTGLGTGFLFANMANPNLIWETSKQTNLGIDFTLFESRLGATVEVYKKKSENFLVKLPLPDFLTGGPDYEGGVGAPTSNIGSMQNTGIDVTLTYNTNPGKDFSWSSTLVVSHYKNKVLALNNGLDLSQSIYTNDYTQVTATNTVVGQAMGQFFGLQTVGVIHNQAELDAAVPVQFGTVATPLQLGDVAYVDQNGDGKITDADNVFIGNPHPDFTYGFTNTFRYKGIELSVFLQGSQGNDILNLTRRAGTLNANLYQNQLAEASDFWTPENASSNTPRPVANLGHSNLKISDRNVEDGSYLRIQNVTLGYSLPTDIISKVKLSKLRIYAGVQNLHTFTKYKGYDPEVGSFNQNALLMGVDNGRYPSARTITMGLNVEF